ACAAGAATTAATCGAAAAGAACAAAACTGAAGGTTTGGCTTTTCGAGAAGAATATAAATTAAAAGAAGGTGTTACTGAAACCGAAAGTGGATTATTATACGAAGTAATCACGTTGGGAGAAGGTGTAAAACCAACTTTGTCTGATACCGTTTTATGTCATTATCATGGAACAAATATCAACGGAGAAGTTTTTGACAGTTCAGTACAACGCAAAAAACCTGCAGCTTTTCCTTTGGAAAATGTGATTAAAGGTTGGGCAGAAGGTGTGCAATTAATGCCTGTTGGTAGTAAGTTTAGGTTTGTTGTAAAACCAGAATTAGGCTATAAAGACCGTGAAATATCAAAAGAATTAGGCCCTTTTTCTACGATGATTTTCGAAGTAGAGTTAATGGGAATTTTATAAACTAAAAAAGATGTCTTTACAGACATCTTTTTTAGTTTTATTCAAAAACTTCGCAGTGAATGATATTATGCGAGGTTCCTATAAATTCGATCAACCAATTTTCTTGAGTTTGTTCAATTTGATTATTTTCTTTCCAAGTTGGGTAATGAAATGAAATCGGAATCGAAACAAATTTACTTTTTGGATGCGAAGCAATTTCGCTCAAATCGTCTTCAATTTTTTGTTCCATTTCAAACAAATCTTTTGGTTTTGATTTATGGAAACTGTAGTAATCAATCGCAATTAATTCTAAGATCATCTTATCTTCTGCAAATGATTTTGCAAAATCATAGATCGTTTGATACACATCATTCAACGTATGTTTGTGAAATAGATGATATTGCTCAAAATACTGACCTAATCCCATCAAAAAGTCGAAAATAGAATATTTTTGAGCGATATATTTTAAGGTTTCTGGCGTTCTCGGTTTGTTCCAATAAATTTCTAAAGCATTTTCTAAAGCCGTAATATTCGCTAAATCTTGCTCACTTAAAAAATCACTTTTTATAATTTGATAAGGTGGAAGTGGATCAAATTGGTAACCATATTTCTCATATTTTTGACGGACTGGTGTACCTTTTAAAAACTTCAAAAAACCTAATTGCAGTTCTGGTGGGTAAAGTTTGAATGTTTCTTCGAAACTAAATTTCAAATCATCAATATACTCTAAAGGTAAACCAACAATCAAATCTAAATGCATCTCAATTCGATCTTTCAATTGATTGATAACATTCGATGTTTTTTCAAAGTTCTGCTTACGCGAAACTTCTCGGTTACTTTGTTGATTAACAGTTTGAATACCGATTTCAAAACGGAAAAGATTTTTTGGAACTTTTTCGTTGATGAATTTAATAATATCTGGATGAACAATATCGGCTGTGATCTCGAACTGAAAAACATTTCCTTCTCGATAATTATCTAAAATAAATTGAAATAATTCGATCGTAAAATCACGTTTTATATTAAATGTTCTGTCCAAAAACTTAATCGTTTTTCCATGTTTCATGAGATACAACAAATTCTCTTTGATGGTTTCCATTGGCAAATAGCGCATTTTATTGTCTAAACTGGCTAAACAGAACTCGCATTTATATGGACATCCACGAGAAGTTTCGATGTAACAAACCTTCTTTTCCAAATCCGCAGGATGATCGTATTGATAAGGATTTCGACCCTCTAATTGATTAATATCAAACTGAATGTTTTGTGCATTAAAAACAACTTCGTTTTCTTTTTTATAAACTAAATTTGGAACATTATCAATTGTTGGATAGTTCAAAACAAATTCTTCAAAAGGTATTTCACCTTCACCTACAATAATATAATCGATATAATTATTTGCAATTACATCATCATATTCGTAACTAACTTCAGGACCGCCAAGTAAAATTTTGGTTTCAGGTGAAACTTGCTTAATACGTTTACAAACTTCTAATGTCTGCGTGATATTCCAGATGTAACAACTAAAACAAACAATATTATATTTAGCACATTTTTCAGCAACATCATCAAAGTCGGATTTTATCGTAAATTCTTTCCAATAAATATTGCCACGATGATGGTTCAAATCGTAAAGAATACGAATCGCCAAATTGAGATGAATGTATTTTGCGTTTAAAGTCGTTAATAAAATTGATGGTTGCATAAAATTGTATTGTCGAGCAAAAATAAACAATTATTAATGTCTTGGATAATTAAAAACCGATTGCTGTACCACCCAAAGAAATACTTGTTTTGTTGTATTTAGAAGGTGTTTTTTTCTGCTTCACTTTAATTGAAAATATAACTGGTTTTAATGGCAATTCGTCTTGAGTTTCGACTTCACTTATTTTTATTGCGTTATCCAATCCCTTTGTAATTTCTCCAAAAATTGTATAATCATGATCCAAACGTGGTAAACCACCATTTTTCAGATATTCAGCACGTTGTTCAGCTGTATATTTAATTCCTTTTTTAGTTTCTAAATTATCCAATTCCTTTGCTGTAATTTTTTTTCCAACCACAAAATAGAGTTGATTATAGTACGATCCTTTTTCTTTATTGTCATCTCGACCAGCGCCTAATGCACCAATTTTATGAAAAGCTTTTGGATTAAATTCAGGAGCTAAACGAATTGGCTTTTGCTCAGGATTTTCAGCTTCTCTTGCCAAAATAGGATCGTCTAATTCTCCACCTTGTATCACAAAATCGTTTACAACTCGGTTAAATTGAGCATTAGTATATGTTCCTTTGTTTATTTCACTTAAAATTAAATCCCTGTGTTTTGGCGTAAAATCGTACAGCATCACATCAAATTTTCCGTAATTCGTTTTGAATTTTAAGGTATATGTTTGTGCAGAAACAAAACTCGAAAATGATAATCCAATTCCGAGTGCAATATTTTTTATAAATTGAAAATTCATGGTTGATATAAATTATTGAAATAAACTTAAATTATATTGTTTCACTAAATCTAAAATCATGTGATAACCTGCAGCAGAATTTCCGTGTTTGTCTAACGCTGGACTGAAAACGCCAATTCCTATTTTATTTGGTACAGAAACTGTAATTCCTCCACCAACACCCGATTTACTTGGTAAACCAACAGTTCGTGCATATTTACCACTAAATTCATACATACCGGCAGTTAACATTTGCGATTGAATTAATTGTGAAATTTGAGCGTTTTTGTAAGTAGTATCACCATCAAAACGTGTGCATTGATGTGCAAAGAAATAACCAATTTTAGCTAAATCTTCAGTTGTTATTTCGATAGAACATTGTTTGAAATAATTGTTTAATTTTTCTTCATCACCTTCAATCAATCCATTGTTTTTCATCAAATAAAACATTCCACGGTTTCGATGTCCTGTTTCTTTTTCAGAATTGTAAACTGATTTACTATAATCTATCGAATTATTTTTGGTGATATAACGAACCATTTTAAGAATTTTTTGAAAAGGAATTTCTCCTTCACCATCAATCATAGAAGTGGTTAAAATTGCACCTGCATTCATCATTGGATTTAATGGTTTTCCAGTTGTTTCGAGATTCGCAAAATGATTAAAAGGCATATTTGTTCCATAATATCCCATTTTAGAAAATACATTTTCTTCTCCTTTTTCAGAAACTGCAATCATTAAAGCAATGATTTTAGAAATACTTTGAATGGTAAATTTTTGATTAACATCGCCAACATTGATCACTTTTCCATTTTCATCAACCACAGAAAAGGCAATTTTATCTGCTTTCATTTTTCCAAGTTCAGGAATATAATCAGCAACTTTTCCTTCTTTATAATTTGCTCTATTTTTTTCGAGAATCGTAGTTAATGCATTTTCAGTAATTTGTAAACTTTTTCCTGTATTTATTGTTGTTTTTTGCCCAAAAACCTGTTGATTAATTGGATTAAAACACGTTAAGGTTAAACTTAAAAGTAGTGTTGAAAATGTATATCGTTTCATTTATATTTTACTAAAACACAAACTTAAAAAATATTTGGTTGATTCGTTTAGTTAAAATAGCTTTATATAAATGTTTAATCAAAAATTATAATACATGAAATATATTCTCCTATTGCTTTCGAGCCTTTCTTTTGCACAAACGTATCAAATCATTAATGAAGAAAATTTAGACGTAAGTTACAGAGGTTTAGCTTTT
This portion of the Empedobacter stercoris genome encodes:
- a CDS encoding FKBP-type peptidyl-prolyl cis-trans isomerase, yielding MGVAELLLKRKQELIEKNKTEGLAFREEYKLKEGVTETESGLLYEVITLGEGVKPTLSDTVLCHYHGTNINGEVFDSSVQRKKPAAFPLENVIKGWAEGVQLMPVGSKFRFVVKPELGYKDREISKELGPFSTMIFEVELMGIL
- the glsA gene encoding glutaminase A; protein product: MKRYTFSTLLLSLTLTCFNPINQQVFGQKTTINTGKSLQITENALTTILEKNRANYKEGKVADYIPELGKMKADKIAFSVVDENGKVINVGDVNQKFTIQSISKIIALMIAVSEKGEENVFSKMGYYGTNMPFNHFANLETTGKPLNPMMNAGAILTTSMIDGEGEIPFQKILKMVRYITKNNSIDYSKSVYNSEKETGHRNRGMFYLMKNNGLIEGDEEKLNNYFKQCSIEITTEDLAKIGYFFAHQCTRFDGDTTYKNAQISQLIQSQMLTAGMYEFSGKYARTVGLPSKSGVGGGITVSVPNKIGIGVFSPALDKHGNSAAGYHMILDLVKQYNLSLFQ
- a CDS encoding B12-binding domain-containing radical SAM protein, with amino-acid sequence MQPSILLTTLNAKYIHLNLAIRILYDLNHHRGNIYWKEFTIKSDFDDVAEKCAKYNIVCFSCYIWNITQTLEVCKRIKQVSPETKILLGGPEVSYEYDDVIANNYIDYIIVGEGEIPFEEFVLNYPTIDNVPNLVYKKENEVVFNAQNIQFDINQLEGRNPYQYDHPADLEKKVCYIETSRGCPYKCEFCLASLDNKMRYLPMETIKENLLYLMKHGKTIKFLDRTFNIKRDFTIELFQFILDNYREGNVFQFEITADIVHPDIIKFINEKVPKNLFRFEIGIQTVNQQSNREVSRKQNFEKTSNVINQLKDRIEMHLDLIVGLPLEYIDDLKFSFEETFKLYPPELQLGFLKFLKGTPVRQKYEKYGYQFDPLPPYQIIKSDFLSEQDLANITALENALEIYWNKPRTPETLKYIAQKYSIFDFLMGLGQYFEQYHLFHKHTLNDVYQTIYDFAKSFAEDKMILELIAIDYYSFHKSKPKDLFEMEQKIEDDLSEIASHPKSKFVSIPISFHYPTWKENNQIEQTQENWLIEFIGTSHNIIHCEVFE
- a CDS encoding peptidylprolyl isomerase; amino-acid sequence: MNFQFIKNIALGIGLSFSSFVSAQTYTLKFKTNYGKFDVMLYDFTPKHRDLILSEINKGTYTNAQFNRVVNDFVIQGGELDDPILAREAENPEQKPIRLAPEFNPKAFHKIGALGAGRDDNKEKGSYYNQLYFVVGKKITAKELDNLETKKGIKYTAEQRAEYLKNGGLPRLDHDYTIFGEITKGLDNAIKISEVETQDELPLKPVIFSIKVKQKKTPSKYNKTSISLGGTAIGF